Proteins encoded by one window of Blautia luti:
- the thiW gene encoding energy coupling factor transporter S component ThiW, with the protein MNTDRSKTLRMVMLAMMVAIGVVISPILRIEGMCPTAHLINIVCSVLLGPWYSLLCATLIGIIRMMFMGIPPLALTGAVFGAFLSGVFYRASHGKIICAVIGEIFGTGIIGSLVSYPVMAFLMGRSGLNAFFYTPMFLAATCMGGTIAYFFLKALSHAGMLAKFQQSLGARVYDRKANKTQAADQVSPATDTLHH; encoded by the coding sequence ATGAACACAGACAGATCAAAAACACTCAGAATGGTCATGCTCGCCATGATGGTTGCCATCGGCGTTGTCATCTCACCCATTCTGAGAATCGAGGGTATGTGCCCTACTGCACACCTGATAAACATCGTCTGTTCCGTACTTCTGGGACCGTGGTATTCATTGCTTTGTGCCACTCTCATCGGAATCATCCGAATGATGTTTATGGGTATCCCGCCACTTGCACTGACAGGTGCCGTATTCGGCGCATTTTTATCAGGCGTTTTCTACCGCGCTTCTCATGGAAAGATTATCTGCGCAGTGATCGGTGAAATCTTCGGAACCGGTATCATCGGCTCTCTGGTTTCCTATCCTGTAATGGCATTTCTTATGGGCAGAAGCGGACTGAACGCATTTTTCTATACACCAATGTTTCTGGCAGCAACCTGCATGGGAGGCACTATTGCCTATTTCTTCCTGAAAGCATTAAGTCACGCAGGAATGCTTGCCAAATTCCAGCAAAGTCTCGGAGCAAGAGTATATGATCGAAAAGCAAACAAAACTCAGGCCGCTGACCAGGTCAGCCCAGCCACTGATACACTGCATCACTAA